One Ailuropoda melanoleuca isolate Jingjing chromosome 14, ASM200744v2, whole genome shotgun sequence DNA segment encodes these proteins:
- the HRH4 gene encoding histamine H4 receptor isoform X1, whose translation MSAMNSTDTTTLPLSTRVTLAFLMGLLAFAIMLGNAVVILAFVVDKKLRHRSNYFFLNLAIADFFVGMISIPLYIPHTLFDWDFGNGLCAFWLIVDYLLCTASVYNIVLISYDRYQSVSNAVSYRAQHIGILKIVALMVAVWVLAFLVHGPIILISESWKNSSLRVLEEKGCEPGFFTIWYILAISSFFEFLVPVFAVAYFNIYIYWSLWKRGNLSRWQSQPTLTSPVSPSNCGSSLRGGLFSRTSLPELKETAPSTPLKRHERKSSLLFSLRAQMNSSIIASKMSSLAHSDSLCLHQKEHIELLRARKLAKSLAILLGVFAFCWAPYSLFTIIRSIYPLDQHPQIVGYEITFWLQWLNSFVNPFLYPLCHRHFQKAFLKIFSMKKQPISSQNRSVST comes from the exons ATGTCAGCTATGAACAGCACGGACACAACGACTTTGCCACTAAGCACTCGTGTTACTCTAGCATTTTTAATGGGTTTACTAGCTTTTGCTATAATGCTAGGAAATGCTGTGGTTATTCTAGCTTTTGTGGTGGACAAAAAGCTTAGGCATCGaagtaattacttttttcttaaccTGGCCATTGCTGACTTCTTTGTTG GTATGATCTCCATTCCTTTGTACATCCCTCACACGCTGTTTGATTGGGACTTTGGAAATGGGCTCTGTGCATTTTGGCTCATTGTTGACTATCTTTTGTGTACAGCGTCTGTTTATAACATTGTTCTCATCAGCTATGATCGATACCAGTCAGTCTCAAATGCT GTATCTTACAGAGCTCAACACATTGGGATCTTGAAGATCGTGGCTCTGATGGTGGCTGTCTGGGTGCTGGCCTTCTTAGTGCATGGGCCAATAATTCTGATTTCAGAGTCTTGGAAGAATTCCAGTTTGAGAGTCTTGGAGGAGAAAGGTTGCGAACCTGGATTTTTTACCATATGGTACATCCTCGCCATCTCGTCATTCTTTGAATTCCTGGTCCCAGTCTTCGCAGTGGCCTATTTCAACATATACATTTACTGGAGCCTGTGGAAGCGTGGCAATCTCAGTCGGTGGCAAAGCCAGCCCACACTCACTTCTCCTGTCTCTCCCAGTAACTGTGGGTCCTCACTCAGGGGTGGACTGTTTTCAAGAACATCTCTTCCTGAGCTGAAGGAAACTGCACCATCTACTCCTTTGAAAAGGCATGAAAGAAAGAGCagtctcttgttttctttaagaGCCCAGATGAATAGCAGTATAATTGCTTCCAAAATGTCTTCCCTCGCCCATTCTGATTCCCTATGTCTTCACCAAAAGGAACATATTGAACTGCTCAGAGCCAGGAAATTAGCCAAGTCACTGGCCATTCTCTTAGGTGTTTTTGCCTTTTGCTGGGCTCCCTATTCGCTGTTCACAATCATTCGTTCAATTTACCCCCTAGATCAGCATCCTCAAATAGTTGGGTACGAAATCACATTTTGGCTTCAATGGCTCAATTCCTTTGTCAATCCTTTTCTGTATCCGTTGTGCCACAGGCATTTCCAGAAGgctttcttgaaaatatttagtaTGAAAAAGCAACCCATATCATCACAAAATCGGTCAGTGTCCacttaa
- the HRH4 gene encoding histamine H4 receptor isoform X2, with product MSAMNSTDTTTLPLSTRVTLAFLMGLLAFAIMLGNAVVILAFVVDKKLRHRSNYFFLNLAIADFFVGILQSSTHWDLEDRGSDGGCLGAGLLSAWANNSDFRVLEEFQFESLGGERLRTWIFYHMVHPRHLVIL from the exons ATGTCAGCTATGAACAGCACGGACACAACGACTTTGCCACTAAGCACTCGTGTTACTCTAGCATTTTTAATGGGTTTACTAGCTTTTGCTATAATGCTAGGAAATGCTGTGGTTATTCTAGCTTTTGTGGTGGACAAAAAGCTTAGGCATCGaagtaattacttttttcttaaccTGGCCATTGCTGACTTCTTTGTTG GTATCTTACAGAGCTCAACACATTGGGATCTTGAAGATCGTGGCTCTGATGGTGGCTGTCTGGGTGCTGGCCTTCTTAGTGCATGGGCCAATAATTCTGATTTCAGAGTCTTGGAAGAATTCCAGTTTGAGAGTCTTGGAGGAGAAAGGTTGCGAACCTGGATTTTTTACCATATGGTACATCCTCGCCATCTCGTCATTCTTTGA